The following are from one region of the Arcobacter defluvii genome:
- a CDS encoding putative quinol monooxygenase — translation MKNIVIVATIKAKKGFKDEVYNELLKLHKATHEFDEGCIQYDLHKDLSDEDSFTFVETWENQELLSKHEEKEHFKAFVSKIENKIDGLTINKLEKLEI, via the coding sequence ATGAAAAATATTGTAATAGTTGCAACTATTAAAGCAAAAAAAGGTTTTAAGGATGAAGTTTACAATGAACTTTTAAAACTTCATAAAGCAACTCATGAATTTGATGAAGGTTGTATTCAATATGATTTACATAAAGATTTAAGCGATGAAGATAGTTTTACTTTTGTTGAAACTTGGGAAAATCAAGAACTTTTATCAAAACATGAAGAAAAAGAACATTTTAAAGCTTTTGTATCAAAAATTGAAAATAAAATAGATGGTTTAACAATCAATAAACTAGAAAAATTAGAAATCTAA
- a CDS encoding PAS domain-containing sensor histidine kinase, producing the protein MGENNNIFINLSDVINNTIEGILVIEEGFIKNINHSLLEILGYENKEELIDKLATGILIPTSKEKFIKYNEKLFQEISLITKDGNIIPVIIKIKNVQYKDKEYKMVFILDLSELKEKEKMVIRQSKLSAMGEMLSMIAHQWRQPLSTISTMITRIKLKNEINKLDKIFLDTILNDINKYIQYMSTTIDDFRNFFTIDSKKELITLNEIVIITHKMLEKTFLSQNIKIEIKDKKLSKLNLPKNELIQIILNILNNSKDAILEKNIENPLISISFNQNKKEQKIFIEDNAGGIDENIISKIFNPYFSTKNKKNGSGLGLYICKNILEKDNLGDIFVENKKNGVLFTIIINKN; encoded by the coding sequence ATGGGTGAGAATAATAATATATTTATAAATTTAAGTGATGTTATAAATAATACTATTGAAGGTATTTTAGTAATTGAAGAAGGTTTTATAAAAAATATCAATCATTCTTTACTTGAAATTTTAGGATATGAAAATAAAGAAGAATTGATTGATAAATTAGCCACAGGGATATTAATCCCAACATCAAAAGAAAAATTTATAAAATATAATGAAAAACTTTTTCAAGAAATCTCTTTAATCACAAAAGATGGAAATATTATCCCTGTAATTATTAAAATCAAAAATGTACAATATAAAGATAAAGAATATAAAATGGTTTTTATTTTAGATTTAAGTGAATTAAAAGAGAAAGAAAAAATGGTAATTCGCCAATCTAAACTTTCTGCAATGGGAGAAATGCTTTCTATGATTGCTCATCAATGGAGACAACCTTTATCAACAATATCAACTATGATTACTAGAATAAAATTAAAAAATGAAATAAACAAACTTGATAAAATTTTTTTAGATACTATTTTAAATGATATAAATAAATATATTCAATATATGTCCACAACAATAGATGATTTTAGAAATTTTTTTACAATTGATTCTAAAAAAGAATTAATAACTCTAAATGAAATAGTTATAATTACTCATAAAATGCTTGAAAAAACTTTTTTATCTCAAAATATAAAAATTGAAATAAAAGATAAAAAACTTTCAAAATTAAATCTTCCAAAAAATGAATTAATTCAAATAATATTAAACATATTAAATAATTCAAAAGATGCTATTTTAGAAAAAAATATAGAAAATCCTTTGATAAGTATTTCTTTTAATCAAAATAAAAAAGAACAAAAAATTTTTATAGAAGACAATGCTGGAGGAATTGATGAAAATATAATATCAAAAATCTTTAATCCATATTTTTCAACAAAAAATAAAAAAAATGGTTCTGGATTAGGACTTTATATTTGTAAAAATATTTTAGAAAAGGATAATTTAGGTGATATTTTTGTAGAAAATAAAAAAAATGGTGTCTTATTTACTATCATAATAAATAAAAATTAA
- a CDS encoding phosphate/phosphite/phosphonate ABC transporter substrate-binding protein has protein sequence MKKLNIIVFIVILFFLNGCEDTSNNYSPTYQKNKVLDKKIYILGVHPLHNPKHLFEVYQPLVDYLNENLKDITIQLEASRNYDSFNEKLSLRHFAFALPNPYQTLKSLDYGYKIFGKMADDEKFKGIIIVRKDSNIIDFKDLKDKKISYPASTALAATMLPQYFLYENGIDINKDLKNIYVGSQESAIMSVYLKATDLGATWTQPWEIFKKDRPNIANELKVLWETKSLPNNGLVARNDVPEELINRIGNLLFNMHLDSKGMLILKKINLTHFEKANSETYDEVKDFINKFEKDIRVIK, from the coding sequence ATGAAAAAACTAAATATAATAGTCTTTATAGTAATTTTATTTTTTTTAAATGGATGTGAGGATACGTCAAATAACTATTCTCCAACTTATCAGAAAAATAAAGTATTAGATAAAAAAATTTATATTTTAGGTGTTCATCCTTTACATAATCCAAAGCATTTATTTGAAGTATATCAACCTTTAGTGGATTATTTAAATGAAAATTTAAAAGATATAACTATTCAGCTAGAAGCTTCGAGAAATTATGACTCTTTCAATGAAAAATTATCTTTAAGACATTTTGCCTTTGCTTTACCAAATCCTTATCAAACATTAAAATCTTTAGATTATGGTTACAAAATTTTTGGAAAGATGGCAGATGATGAAAAATTTAAAGGGATAATTATTGTAAGAAAAGATAGCAATATAATAGATTTTAAAGATTTAAAAGATAAAAAGATTAGTTATCCTGCTTCAACTGCACTCGCTGCAACTATGTTACCTCAATATTTTTTATATGAAAATGGAATAGATATAAATAAAGATTTAAAGAACATTTATGTTGGTTCTCAAGAATCTGCTATAATGAGTGTTTATTTAAAAGCAACAGATTTAGGAGCAACGTGGACTCAACCTTGGGAAATTTTTAAAAAAGATAGACCAAATATTGCAAATGAATTGAAGGTATTATGGGAAACTAAAAGTTTACCAAATAATGGTTTAGTTGCACGAAATGATGTTCCCGAAGAATTGATAAATAGAATTGGTAATTTATTATTTAACATGCATTTAGATAGCAAAGGTATGTTAATACTTAAAAAAATCAATTTAACACATTTTGAAAAAGCAAATAGTGAAACTTATGATGAAGTAAAAGATTTTATAAATAAGTTTGAAAAAGATATAAGAGTAATAAAATGA
- a CDS encoding winged helix-turn-helix transcriptional regulator, which yields MYYINDKEYRCSVAVTLDIFNDRWKLAIIWHLLDGEKRFKELHEIISEITQKTLTIKLKELEEKNIIHRECFASVPPKVVYSLTPCGEKLRPVLEEMHQWGIDYVKEFGKVTSDNPCQNTFCD from the coding sequence ATGTATTATATAAATGATAAAGAATATAGATGTTCAGTTGCTGTAACACTGGATATTTTCAATGATAGATGGAAGTTAGCAATTATTTGGCACTTACTTGATGGAGAAAAAAGATTTAAAGAATTACATGAAATAATAAGTGAAATAACTCAAAAAACTTTAACAATAAAACTAAAAGAACTAGAAGAAAAAAATATTATTCATAGGGAATGTTTTGCTAGTGTTCCACCAAAAGTTGTGTATAGTTTAACTCCTTGTGGAGAAAAATTAAGACCTGTTTTAGAAGAGATGCATCAATGGGGAATTGATTATGTAAAAGAATTTGGAAAAGTTACATCTGATAATCCTTGTCAAAATACTTTTTGTGACTAA
- a CDS encoding ATP-binding protein gives MIDKIKAFYSHSIKRRLIITVTLTHVFLMSIFVYDLISEQKEFLKNQSNEQVTSLTKMIVRNSVSWILSNDYVGLEELISSISKYPNLEYAMIINKNGKILAHTQEEKINLYLSDKLSTDFFDSKKIESKMLIQNNKILDYISPVFRENQHIGWVRVALNQNINSQNIEEIFKEGLFFINIAIIVGYIFAYFLAKNITKDLYTLMKIAKQTATGTRNQRADISRKDELGVLSKDINNMLDKIEKDEKQLEISNRELEKDIVKLELMDSKLTLLNKNLEKKVVEKTYELKKLNDNLKKEIEEEVEQNRQKDNMLFQQSKMASMGEMIENIAHQWRQPLSFISTSASGIKLNKEYHTLTDEILDEAIENIMNSTQFLSNTIDDFRDFYKIDKIKDKFNVKEIIHKTLKLTTSRFTSRSIQVIEDCDDVFVFGFENELVQVFINILNNARDELEKLPYEERFIFITIKKEKNEAYISLKDNANGIEPTILEKIFDPYFTTKGSDKGTGIGLFMSKEIIEKHFNGKIIAVNENFIYNKKEYNGANFIITIPL, from the coding sequence ATGATAGATAAAATAAAAGCTTTTTATAGCCATTCTATTAAAAGAAGATTGATAATAACTGTTACTCTTACTCATGTATTTTTGATGAGTATTTTTGTTTATGATTTGATTAGTGAACAAAAAGAATTTTTAAAAAATCAAAGTAATGAACAAGTTACAAGTTTAACAAAAATGATTGTGAGAAACTCTGTATCTTGGATTTTATCAAATGATTATGTTGGTTTAGAAGAGTTGATCTCTTCAATCTCAAAATATCCAAATTTAGAATATGCGATGATTATAAATAAAAATGGAAAAATTTTAGCTCATACTCAAGAAGAAAAAATAAATTTATATCTATCTGATAAATTAAGTACAGATTTTTTTGATTCAAAAAAGATTGAATCAAAAATGCTTATTCAAAATAATAAAATTTTAGACTATATTTCTCCTGTTTTTAGAGAAAATCAACATATCGGCTGGGTTAGAGTTGCTTTAAATCAAAATATAAACTCTCAAAATATAGAAGAAATTTTTAAAGAAGGATTGTTTTTTATTAATATTGCAATAATTGTTGGATATATCTTTGCATACTTTTTAGCGAAAAATATAACAAAAGATTTATATACTTTGATGAAAATTGCTAAACAAACCGCAACAGGAACAAGAAATCAAAGAGCTGATATTTCAAGAAAAGATGAATTAGGTGTTTTATCAAAAGATATAAATAATATGTTAGATAAGATAGAAAAAGATGAAAAACAATTAGAAATTTCTAATAGAGAATTAGAAAAAGATATTGTAAAACTTGAGTTAATGGATAGTAAATTAACTTTATTAAATAAAAATCTTGAAAAAAAAGTTGTAGAAAAAACTTATGAATTAAAAAAATTAAATGATAATTTAAAAAAAGAGATAGAAGAAGAAGTAGAACAAAATAGGCAAAAAGATAATATGCTTTTTCAACAATCAAAAATGGCTTCAATGGGTGAAATGATTGAAAATATAGCGCATCAATGGAGACAACCTTTAAGTTTTATTAGCACAAGTGCAAGTGGAATAAAATTAAATAAAGAGTATCACACTTTAACTGATGAAATTTTAGATGAAGCTATAGAAAATATTATGAATAGTACACAATTTTTATCAAATACTATTGATGATTTTAGAGATTTTTATAAAATTGATAAAATAAAAGATAAATTCAATGTAAAAGAAATTATTCATAAAACTTTAAAGCTTACAACTTCAAGATTTACAAGTAGATCTATTCAAGTTATTGAAGATTGTGATGATGTTTTTGTTTTTGGTTTTGAAAATGAATTAGTTCAAGTTTTTATAAATATTTTAAATAATGCAAGAGATGAATTAGAAAAATTACCTTATGAAGAAAGATTTATATTTATAACTATTAAAAAAGAAAAAAATGAAGCTTATATTTCATTAAAAGATAATGCAAATGGAATAGAACCAACAATTTTAGAAAAGATTTTTGATCCCTATTTTACAACAAAAGGTTCTGATAAAGGTACTGGAATAGGACTTTTTATGTCAAAAGAGATTATAGAAAAACATTTCAATGGTAAAATAATTGCAGTAAATGAAAATTTTATTTATAATAAAAAAGAGTATAACGGTGCTAATTTTATAATAACTATTCCTTTATAA
- a CDS encoding NADH:flavin oxidoreductase/NADH oxidase, whose translation MSLLLKSGNIGALELKNRVVMPPMCMYKSDNSGELKDFHKYHYVSRALGGVGFIIVEATAIEPKGRISSNDLGLWDDSLIEKHKQLNKDIHSFGAKTAIQIAHAGRKSTVIDSTPIAPSSIAFSKEAPFKIPKEVSIEEIKNIKKLFINAAFRAKEADYDAIELHAAHGYLLCEFLSPISNNRTDIYGGTLENRCRLVLEIAHEIKQKLDLPLIVRISADEWMNGGWNIEDSIYLSKELEKIGVDSIHVSSGGNLEKPDNTPIIQPLYQASWAKKIKEKVNIPVIAVGLITTAIEGEYLLKNSSCDFVAYGRELLRNPNFVFYAANEFKEKEKIDSSYERAYR comes from the coding sequence ATGAGCTTATTATTAAAAAGTGGAAATATTGGAGCATTAGAGTTAAAAAATAGAGTTGTTATGCCACCTATGTGTATGTATAAAAGTGATAATAGTGGAGAGTTGAAAGATTTTCATAAATATCATTATGTATCAAGAGCTTTAGGTGGAGTAGGGTTTATTATAGTTGAAGCAACTGCAATAGAGCCAAAAGGAAGAATATCTTCAAATGATTTAGGTCTTTGGGATGATTCTTTGATAGAAAAACATAAACAATTAAATAAAGATATACACTCTTTTGGTGCTAAAACTGCAATTCAAATTGCTCATGCAGGAAGAAAGTCAACTGTTATTGATTCAACTCCTATTGCTCCAAGTTCAATTGCTTTTTCAAAAGAGGCTCCATTTAAAATTCCTAAAGAAGTTTCAATAGAAGAGATAAAAAATATTAAAAAATTATTTATAAATGCAGCTTTTAGAGCAAAAGAGGCAGATTATGATGCTATTGAACTTCATGCAGCTCATGGCTATTTATTATGTGAGTTTTTATCACCAATTTCAAATAATAGAACAGATATTTATGGTGGAACTTTAGAGAATAGATGTAGATTAGTTTTAGAAATAGCCCATGAAATAAAACAAAAATTAGATTTGCCTTTGATTGTTAGAATTAGTGCTGATGAGTGGATGAATGGTGGTTGGAATATAGAAGATTCTATTTATTTATCAAAAGAGTTAGAAAAAATCGGAGTTGATTCAATTCATGTATCAAGTGGTGGAAATTTAGAAAAACCTGATAATACTCCAATAATTCAACCTTTATATCAAGCTTCTTGGGCAAAAAAAATAAAAGAAAAAGTGAATATTCCAGTAATTGCAGTTGGGTTAATTACAACAGCAATTGAAGGAGAATATTTACTTAAAAATAGTTCTTGTGATTTTGTTGCATATGGTAGAGAGTTACTTAGAAATCCAAATTTTGTTTTTTATGCAGCAAATGAGTTTAAAGAAAAAGAAAAAATAGATAGTTCATATGAAAGAGCTTATAGATAA
- a CDS encoding winged helix-turn-helix domain-containing protein, whose product MDTIFIDTNDKKNKSILVISDDIIFINELKKKVNSNFKLNFFENNKFYLLNSDINSFDVIIFDNSKNDLKKFLDVFKLTKSYNFNIPIILLKEDVSEDDLSLYKIINVYSILKKPINKDFLFNTIELCLNFLDSNKKVQFENGYYFDLTREELFQGKKIIKLTRTEKKLVKLLAENPNSLVTYEEISSIVWKGKVFSIYSLRNVINHLREKTDDTFIRNFSNRGYILNTI is encoded by the coding sequence ATGGATACAATATTTATAGATACAAATGATAAAAAAAATAAATCAATATTAGTAATCAGCGATGATATAATTTTTATAAATGAGTTGAAAAAAAAGGTTAATTCAAACTTTAAACTAAATTTTTTTGAGAACAATAAATTTTATTTATTAAATAGTGATATTAATAGTTTTGATGTAATTATTTTTGATAATAGTAAAAATGATTTAAAAAAGTTTTTGGATGTATTTAAATTAACAAAATCTTATAATTTTAATATACCTATAATTTTATTGAAAGAAGATGTTAGTGAAGATGATTTATCTTTGTATAAAATAATCAATGTTTATTCTATTTTAAAAAAACCAATAAATAAAGATTTTTTATTTAATACAATTGAACTTTGTTTAAATTTTTTAGATAGTAATAAAAAAGTGCAATTTGAAAATGGATATTATTTTGATTTAACAAGAGAAGAGTTATTTCAGGGTAAAAAGATTATAAAACTTACAAGAACAGAAAAAAAGTTAGTTAAATTATTGGCTGAAAATCCTAATAGTTTAGTTACTTATGAAGAGATTTCTTCAATAGTTTGGAAAGGAAAAGTTTTTTCTATCTATTCTTTACGAAATGTAATTAATCATTTAAGAGAAAAAACAGATGATACATTTATTAGAAATTTTTCAAATAGAGGATATATTTTAAATACTATTTGA
- a CDS encoding NAD(P)H-dependent oxidoreductase: protein MEKTFMEAMDFRHACKIFDETKKISDEDMKFILEAGRKSPSSFGMEAWKFLVITNEELKAKLRPACWDQPQITTCSHLVVVLAGIESVKPESGIPALRFGRREMPQEKKDFYNKLYKDHLTVTKVLDSDENVFAWTAKQTAFAAANMMTAAAIKGIDSCPIEGFDKAKVEEILGLDTKKYQLSLVLPFGYRINPQSSQMRLAFDEVVEFIK, encoded by the coding sequence ATGGAAAAAACATTTATGGAAGCTATGGATTTTAGACATGCTTGTAAGATTTTTGATGAGACTAAAAAAATTAGTGATGAGGATATGAAATTTATTTTAGAAGCGGGAAGAAAAAGTCCGAGTTCTTTTGGTATGGAAGCTTGGAAGTTTTTAGTTATCACAAATGAAGAGTTAAAAGCAAAATTAAGACCTGCTTGTTGGGATCAACCACAAATTACAACTTGTTCTCATTTAGTTGTTGTTTTAGCTGGAATTGAAAGTGTAAAACCAGAATCTGGGATACCTGCTTTAAGATTTGGAAGACGTGAAATGCCTCAAGAGAAAAAAGATTTTTATAATAAATTATATAAAGACCATTTAACAGTTACAAAAGTTTTAGATAGTGATGAAAATGTTTTTGCTTGGACAGCTAAACAAACAGCATTTGCAGCTGCAAATATGATGACAGCAGCTGCAATTAAAGGAATAGATTCTTGTCCTATTGAAGGATTTGATAAAGCAAAAGTTGAAGAAATTTTAGGACTTGATACTAAAAAATATCAATTATCTTTAGTTTTACCTTTTGGATATAGAATAAATCCACAATCTAGTCAAATGAGATTAGCTTTTGATGAAGTAGTTGAATTTATAAAATAA
- a CDS encoding AEC family transporter encodes MENFILIILAMSIGYIINRLNIFSKDAPMILNQFLIYISLPAMILLQIPKLDISIEAIIPIIISWTVMTLSAVIILFLSKIFNFSKEVTGCLMLVAVLGNTSFIGIPIITSYMGESSIPYILVYDQLGNFIALAIYGTFIASFYSSNSKVTFRLITFKVLTFPPFIALMVGLLLIGTEFNQVTIKVLSAFSSTIVPLALVAVGLQLQLKLQKEEIKPFSIALIVKLFIAPIIAIIICKTFDWYNTASIVSIMEAAMPTMITAGAIASMAGLAPKLSSAIVGYGTIISLFTTGIFYTLIK; translated from the coding sequence ATGGAAAATTTTATTTTAATTATTTTAGCAATGTCTATTGGTTATATAATTAATAGATTAAACATCTTTTCAAAAGATGCTCCTATGATTTTAAATCAATTTTTAATCTATATTTCTCTTCCAGCGATGATTTTATTACAAATACCAAAATTAGATATTTCTATTGAAGCAATTATTCCTATCATAATATCATGGACAGTTATGACATTAAGTGCAGTAATAATTTTGTTCTTATCTAAAATATTTAATTTTTCAAAAGAAGTAACAGGTTGCCTTATGCTTGTAGCAGTTTTAGGAAATACTTCATTTATTGGTATTCCTATAATTACTTCTTATATGGGAGAAAGTTCTATTCCTTATATTTTAGTTTATGACCAATTAGGAAATTTTATTGCACTTGCAATTTATGGTACTTTTATAGCAAGTTTCTATTCTAGTAATAGTAAAGTTACTTTTAGATTGATTACATTCAAAGTTTTAACTTTTCCACCATTTATTGCTTTAATGGTTGGTTTATTATTAATTGGAACAGAATTTAATCAAGTTACAATAAAAGTTTTAAGTGCTTTTTCAAGTACGATTGTTCCTCTTGCTTTAGTTGCAGTTGGACTTCAACTTCAACTAAAACTACAAAAAGAAGAGATAAAACCTTTTAGTATCGCACTTATTGTAAAACTTTTCATTGCACCTATTATTGCAATTATTATTTGTAAAACATTTGATTGGTATAATACAGCATCAATTGTATCAATTATGGAAGCTGCAATGCCAACTATGATAACAGCAGGTGCTATAGCATCTATGGCTGGACTTGCCCCAAAATTAAGTTCTGCAATTGTAGGATATGGAACAATTATCTCATTATTTACAACAGGAATTTTTTATACTCTCATAAAATAA
- a CDS encoding chemotaxis protein CheW produces MTNTNVTVDLQKLEKLLNKVGDLVITNSMMAQSVENLPSSDEKKSLIEKITLLQRHIVELQDYATEIRMIKFGTMYEIYADYLKQIVPQNKKVKLQLVGGEIKVDKSLIEQLDLLIKKLISNAVLFGIETVDQRVLNDKNEEAIVKVVIEQLNGQISFSVVDDGDIVDKEDIENISELKENISKFNGNLEIESVEKVGTKVSIIIPLTHSILDGLNIKIGNSIFILPTASIVESIQPTKDMIKYVGDGSSQLLMLRNEFIPIIKLYEYFNITPKSKKLEDGLLIIVKSQGQKAAFLIDEFLQQQQVVLKTIETNFRKVDSVAGATVRGDGSIGIIIDVKTILEAH; encoded by the coding sequence ATGACAAATACAAATGTAACAGTTGATTTACAAAAATTGGAAAAACTTTTAAATAAAGTAGGGGATTTAGTAATAACAAATTCTATGATGGCTCAATCAGTAGAAAATCTACCTTCAAGCGATGAAAAAAAGAGTTTAATAGAAAAAATTACTCTTTTGCAAAGGCATATTGTTGAACTTCAAGATTATGCTACAGAAATAAGAATGATTAAATTTGGAACAATGTATGAAATATATGCTGATTATTTAAAACAAATAGTTCCACAAAATAAAAAAGTAAAACTTCAATTAGTTGGAGGAGAAATCAAGGTTGATAAATCTTTAATTGAGCAATTAGATTTATTGATAAAAAAACTTATTTCAAATGCTGTTTTATTTGGAATAGAAACAGTAGATCAAAGAGTTTTAAACGATAAAAATGAAGAAGCAATAGTAAAAGTAGTTATTGAACAATTAAATGGACAAATCTCATTTTCAGTTGTTGATGATGGGGATATAGTAGATAAAGAAGATATTGAAAACATAAGTGAATTAAAAGAAAATATTTCTAAATTTAATGGAAACTTAGAAATTGAGAGTGTAGAAAAAGTTGGAACAAAAGTTTCAATTATTATTCCTTTAACTCATTCTATATTAGATGGATTAAATATTAAAATTGGAAATAGTATATTTATTCTTCCAACTGCTTCAATAGTAGAATCAATACAGCCAACAAAAGATATGATTAAATATGTTGGGGATGGAAGTAGCCAGTTATTGATGTTAAGAAATGAGTTTATTCCTATAATAAAATTATATGAGTATTTTAATATAACACCAAAATCAAAAAAACTAGAAGATGGACTTTTAATAATTGTAAAATCACAAGGTCAAAAAGCAGCATTTTTAATCGATGAATTTCTACAACAACAACAAGTAGTTTTAAAAACTATAGAAACGAACTTCAGAAAAGTGGATAGTGTTGCTGGTGCAACAGTTCGAGGTGATGGAAGTATTGGTATAATAATTGATGTAAAAACTATTTTAGAGGCTCATTAA
- a CDS encoding NAD(P)H-dependent oxidoreductase, translated as MKKVLILNGHQYYKGPANGELTNHYIEKAKDFFSKNGFEVKYTHMEKGYEVEEECEKFEWADYVLFQYPVYWMGVPWIAKKYFDETFTQGRHYESDGRSRSDASKTYGTGGLLKGKKYMLSVTYNCPLSEFDNPKGFFDGLSLDQAHVATHKTFEFCGLEPLKTYSVHDIFKGDLDLAKELEKFESVLKENFL; from the coding sequence ATGAAAAAAGTTTTAATTTTAAATGGGCATCAATATTATAAAGGTCCAGCTAATGGTGAATTAACTAATCATTATATAGAAAAAGCAAAAGATTTTTTTTCTAAAAATGGATTTGAAGTAAAATATACTCATATGGAAAAAGGTTATGAAGTAGAAGAAGAGTGTGAAAAATTTGAATGGGCTGATTATGTTTTATTTCAATATCCAGTTTATTGGATGGGTGTACCTTGGATTGCAAAAAAATATTTTGATGAGACATTTACTCAAGGAAGACACTATGAAAGTGATGGAAGAAGTAGAAGTGATGCTTCTAAAACTTACGGTACAGGAGGATTATTAAAAGGTAAAAAATATATGTTAAGTGTAACTTATAATTGTCCATTAAGTGAATTTGACAATCCAAAAGGTTTCTTTGATGGTTTATCTTTAGACCAAGCTCATGTTGCAACTCATAAAACTTTTGAATTTTGTGGATTAGAACCACTTAAAACTTATTCTGTTCATGATATTTTTAAAGGTGATTTAGATTTAGCTAAAGAGTTAGAAAAATTTGAATCAGTTTTAAAAGAGAATTTTTTATAG
- a CDS encoding DMT family transporter, protein MIQKSNTKYFIGMFIAMIIWGIAWTSGKAATEHSNPEVAAFWRYAISFLTIIPVILYMKTVLKTDKIGLIYMIGAGILSAIFNYLFFKGLSHGAAGYGGTMVTSIAPIITYILSIIIFKTQVSAKQIFALGIGIFGALVLLRVPSEGFAFLNVNSSYFLACAGVWAMVTIFSQKASKRADPMFYTLVVFGITGFINMIFALPYHPFAFASYDYIFWLNIIYIGVFSGTFAMTLFFVSAAKIGAHNTGVFMFIVPIGAIVSSYFAYNENIALSTIMGCALSFVAVVLFNTKSKLERLKAKQNLI, encoded by the coding sequence ATGATTCAAAAAAGTAATACCAAATATTTTATTGGTATGTTTATAGCTATGATAATTTGGGGAATTGCATGGACTTCAGGAAAAGCAGCAACAGAACATTCGAATCCAGAAGTTGCCGCATTTTGGAGATATGCAATCTCTTTTTTAACGATAATTCCTGTTATTTTATATATGAAAACGGTTTTAAAAACAGATAAAATAGGATTAATTTATATGATAGGTGCTGGAATTTTAAGTGCTATATTTAATTATCTGTTTTTCAAAGGATTATCTCATGGAGCAGCTGGTTATGGAGGAACAATGGTAACCTCAATTGCTCCAATAATTACATATATATTATCAATTATAATTTTTAAAACCCAAGTATCAGCAAAACAGATTTTTGCACTTGGAATTGGAATTTTTGGTGCTTTAGTTTTACTTCGTGTTCCTTCAGAAGGATTTGCTTTTTTAAATGTAAATAGTTCGTATTTTCTTGCTTGTGCAGGAGTATGGGCAATGGTTACAATATTTTCACAAAAAGCATCAAAAAGAGCAGACCCGATGTTTTATACTTTAGTTGTTTTTGGAATTACTGGATTTATAAATATGATTTTTGCTTTACCTTATCATCCTTTTGCTTTTGCATCGTATGATTATATATTTTGGTTAAATATTATTTATATTGGAGTCTTTTCAGGGACTTTTGCAATGACACTTTTTTTTGTATCAGCTGCAAAAATTGGAGCCCATAACACAGGAGTATTTATGTTTATAGTTCCTATAGGAGCGATAGTTTCAAGCTATTTTGCATATAATGAGAATATTGCTTTATCGACAATTATGGGATGTGCTTTATCATTTGTTGCTGTTGTATTATTTAATACAAAAAGTAAATTAGAGCGATTAAAAGCCAAACAAAATTTAATTTAA